A single region of the Nocardioides aquaticus genome encodes:
- a CDS encoding pentapeptide repeat-containing protein: MTERPKHVEQTWRGEDWYATDLADTRFVRCTFVDVDLSEVTTRGAVFEHCTFTGCRLNSSVHRATAFVACSLRGCSLFDATFEGCKLAGTAFERCTTRPWRVLGGQWRGVSLRGADLARLDLSGLDLADADLALADLQGAVLRGAVLTGADLREADLRGTDLRGALLDGVDLAAARLGRTLIDLGGAVLLAEASGAVVDLDPDGGAGASHRGA; the protein is encoded by the coding sequence ATGACCGAGCGGCCGAAGCACGTCGAGCAGACCTGGCGCGGCGAGGACTGGTACGCCACCGACCTCGCCGACACCCGGTTCGTCCGCTGCACCTTCGTCGACGTCGACCTCTCGGAGGTCACCACCCGCGGCGCCGTCTTCGAGCACTGCACCTTCACCGGGTGCCGGTTGAACTCCTCGGTGCACCGCGCCACGGCCTTCGTGGCCTGCTCGCTGCGCGGCTGCTCCCTCTTCGACGCCACCTTCGAGGGCTGCAAGCTGGCCGGAACGGCGTTCGAGCGCTGCACGACCCGGCCGTGGCGGGTGCTTGGCGGGCAGTGGCGCGGGGTGTCGCTCCGCGGCGCCGACCTCGCCCGCCTCGACCTCAGCGGGCTGGACCTCGCCGACGCCGACCTGGCCCTGGCCGACCTGCAGGGGGCGGTCCTGCGGGGGGCCGTGCTGACCGGCGCCGACCTCCGGGAGGCCGACCTGCGGGGCACGGACCTGCGCGGGGCGCTGCTCGACGGGGTCGACCTCGCGGCGGCCCGCCTCGGGCGGACGCTGATCGACCTCGGTGGTGCGGTCCTGCTGGCCGAGGCGTCAGGGGCGGTCGTCGACCTCGACCCGGACGGGGGTGCCGGGGCGTCCCACCGAGGCGCGTAG
- a CDS encoding GNAT family N-acetyltransferase produces MNPTLEPLPLDDATLALLHAWVTHPRSSFWGMQGATPTEVARAHHALAATGHHDVWLGRVDGLPTFLAETYDPARSAASPLRDVAGLPPGVPAPGDLGMHVLVAPPDPDADPVPGLTRAVMAAVLDHCFADPAVQRVVVEPDVRNTAIGRLNAESGFVVLGEAALEDKTAAVSVLTRADHDRRRGRVPARTDPAAHLTPANLARAQRHLVAKALSELAHERVLRPEPLGDDRWRVVDPTGAVEHRFTATRLRLEHWALDEGSVERVVGGRSEPLDVQRFVVEHATALGLPDALLATYLEELAATLAGACWKLAHPGPDVDALLTADHLTVESAMTEGHPGFLANNGRIGFGVDDHRAYAPETGARVRLVWLAARRAHTTLALVDGLDEETLYAGELGAERDRLQRRLVDLDLDPADYLLLPVHPWQWTDKVAVSFAPDLARRDLVWLGEGSDEHRPQQSIRTLANATDPGRCFVKTALAVQNMGFVRGLSPAYMAVTPAINDHVAAIVEEDPELVTRGFTVLREVAAIGYTGDAYHHAGPRSAHQKMLAALWREPAAPRVAPGERLATMASLLHRDHDGRSFTVALVRSSPVDPRAWVRALLDAYVRPLAHCLLAHDLAFMPHGENLVLVLRDGVVARVVMKDVGEEVALMHDRPLPEPVERARADVGPDLGALSLHTDAVDGVLRHLAALLHTEGVVDQDDFWAEVAACLDRHATDHPELAAAATAYDLRRDTFRHSCLNRLQLRDHRQMVDLGDQASSLMWAGELENPFGRSRVAAAPPGVRAGGLRAGGLRAGGLRAGGVGAAV; encoded by the coding sequence ATGAACCCGACCCTCGAACCGCTCCCCCTCGACGACGCCACGCTCGCGCTGCTGCACGCCTGGGTCACTCACCCCCGCTCGTCGTTCTGGGGCATGCAGGGCGCCACTCCGACCGAGGTCGCCCGCGCCCACCACGCCCTCGCGGCGACCGGCCACCACGACGTGTGGCTGGGCCGGGTGGACGGCCTGCCGACCTTCCTCGCCGAGACCTACGATCCCGCCCGGTCCGCCGCCTCGCCCCTGCGCGACGTCGCCGGTCTCCCTCCCGGCGTGCCGGCCCCGGGCGACCTCGGGATGCACGTGCTGGTCGCCCCGCCGGACCCCGACGCCGACCCCGTCCCCGGCCTGACCCGGGCCGTGATGGCCGCCGTGCTCGACCACTGCTTCGCCGACCCGGCCGTGCAGCGCGTCGTCGTCGAGCCGGACGTCCGCAACACCGCGATCGGCCGGCTCAACGCCGAGTCCGGTTTTGTCGTGCTGGGCGAGGCCGCGCTCGAGGACAAGACCGCGGCCGTCTCCGTGCTCACGCGCGCCGACCACGACCGGCGCCGCGGACGGGTGCCCGCCCGCACCGACCCCGCCGCCCACCTGACGCCCGCGAACCTCGCCCGGGCGCAGCGGCACCTGGTGGCCAAGGCCCTCTCCGAGCTGGCCCACGAGCGCGTGCTGCGGCCGGAGCCGCTCGGCGACGACCGGTGGCGGGTCGTCGACCCGACCGGCGCGGTCGAGCACCGCTTCACCGCCACCCGCCTGCGGCTCGAGCACTGGGCCCTGGACGAGGGCAGCGTCGAGCGGGTCGTCGGGGGCCGGTCGGAGCCGCTCGACGTCCAGCGGTTCGTGGTCGAGCACGCCACCGCGCTCGGGCTCCCGGACGCGCTGCTGGCGACGTACCTGGAGGAGCTGGCCGCGACCCTGGCCGGCGCCTGCTGGAAGCTGGCCCACCCCGGCCCGGACGTCGACGCGCTGCTCACAGCCGACCACCTCACGGTCGAGTCCGCGATGACCGAGGGACACCCGGGCTTCCTGGCCAACAACGGTCGGATCGGGTTCGGCGTGGACGACCACCGCGCGTACGCCCCCGAGACCGGTGCCCGCGTCCGCCTGGTCTGGCTCGCCGCGCGCCGCGCCCACACCACGCTCGCCCTGGTCGACGGCCTCGACGAGGAGACGCTGTACGCCGGTGAGCTCGGCGCCGAGCGCGACCGGCTGCAGCGGCGGCTGGTCGACCTCGACCTGGACCCGGCCGACTACCTGCTGCTGCCGGTGCACCCCTGGCAGTGGACCGACAAGGTCGCCGTCAGCTTCGCCCCCGACCTGGCGCGCCGCGACCTCGTCTGGCTCGGTGAGGGGTCCGACGAGCACCGGCCGCAGCAGTCGATCCGGACGCTCGCGAACGCCACCGATCCCGGCCGCTGCTTCGTGAAGACCGCGCTCGCGGTGCAGAACATGGGGTTCGTGCGCGGGCTCTCGCCGGCCTACATGGCGGTGACCCCGGCCATCAACGACCACGTCGCCGCCATCGTCGAGGAGGACCCCGAGCTGGTCACGCGCGGTTTCACCGTGCTGCGTGAGGTGGCCGCGATCGGCTACACCGGCGACGCCTACCACCACGCCGGACCCCGCTCGGCGCACCAGAAGATGCTGGCCGCGCTCTGGCGCGAGCCCGCCGCGCCCCGGGTCGCCCCGGGCGAGCGGCTGGCCACGATGGCCTCGCTCCTGCACCGCGACCACGACGGCCGCTCCTTCACCGTCGCGCTCGTGCGGTCCTCCCCGGTCGACCCCCGGGCCTGGGTACGCGCGCTGCTCGACGCCTACGTCCGCCCGCTCGCCCACTGCCTGCTCGCCCACGACCTCGCCTTCATGCCGCACGGGGAGAACCTGGTGCTGGTCCTCCGCGACGGCGTGGTGGCGCGCGTGGTGATGAAGGACGTCGGCGAGGAGGTCGCGCTGATGCACGACCGTCCGCTGCCGGAGCCGGTGGAGCGGGCGCGGGCCGACGTGGGCCCCGACCTGGGCGCCCTGTCCCTCCACACCGACGCGGTGGACGGCGTGCTGCGCCACCTCGCGGCTCTGCTGCACACCGAGGGCGTCGTGGACCAGGACGACTTCTGGGCCGAGGTGGCCGCGTGCCTGGACCGGCACGCCACCGACCACCCGGAGCTCGCGGCCGCCGCGACGGCCTACGACCTGCGGCGCGACACCTTCCGCCACTCCTGCCTGAACCGGCTCCAGCTGCGCGACCACCGGCAGATGGTCGACCTCGGCGACCAGGCGTCGTCGCTGATGTGGGCCGGGGAGCTGGAGAACCCGTTCGGGCGCTCGCGGGTGGCGGCCGCCCCTCCCGGTGTCCGTGCCGGCGGTCTCCGTGCCGGCGGTCTCCGTGCCGGCGGTCTCCGTGCCGGAGGTGTCGGGGCCGCCGTCTAG
- a CDS encoding lysine N(6)-hydroxylase/L-ornithine N(5)-oxygenase family protein — MTQPVPDRPLPDRPLLDLVGIGLGPFNLGLACLLDPVDDVDAVFLEAREEPSWHPGMLLEDSVLQVPFLADLVTMADPTSRFSYLCWLKQTGRLYPFYVRESFYPLRSEFDAYCRWAADRLPSVRTGREVVSVEHVEGPGLPDSGAYDVTAATGEVWRTRRVVVGVGTAPVVPDSVRGAGGPAVHTADYLGARDRLRGCRTVTVVGSGQSAAEVYRDLLTDSTDHDYDLVWLTRSPRFFPLEYTKLTLELTSPEYSAYFRGLPTGTREPLLRDQRSLYKGISGDVVDGISDLHYRLAAQGDGPRTTLVTNTSVTGAAWDGEAYDLALHHDETGEDFALRTDGLVLATGYAERPLPFLDPVRDRLVTDDRGRLVADASYAVDRSGREVFVQNAEAHTHGFVAPDLGMGAHRSAVIANSVAGREVYPIEKRVMVQTFGVPEHLRTSPAPRETQGQEATR, encoded by the coding sequence ATGACGCAGCCCGTCCCCGACCGACCGCTCCCCGACCGCCCGCTCCTCGACCTGGTCGGCATCGGTCTCGGCCCGTTCAACCTCGGCCTGGCCTGTCTGCTCGACCCGGTCGACGACGTGGACGCGGTCTTCCTCGAGGCCCGCGAGGAGCCGTCCTGGCACCCCGGCATGCTGCTCGAGGACTCGGTGCTGCAGGTGCCGTTCCTGGCCGACCTGGTGACGATGGCCGACCCCACGTCGCGCTTCTCCTACCTGTGCTGGCTCAAGCAGACCGGGCGCCTCTACCCGTTCTACGTCCGCGAGAGCTTCTACCCGCTGCGCAGCGAGTTCGACGCGTACTGCCGCTGGGCGGCCGACCGGCTCCCCTCGGTGCGCACCGGGCGGGAGGTCGTCTCGGTCGAGCACGTCGAGGGACCCGGCCTCCCGGACAGCGGGGCGTACGACGTGACCGCGGCGACCGGTGAGGTCTGGCGCACCCGCCGTGTCGTGGTGGGTGTGGGGACGGCCCCGGTCGTCCCGGACAGCGTCCGTGGCGCGGGCGGGCCGGCGGTCCACACGGCCGACTACCTCGGCGCCCGGGACCGCCTCCGCGGGTGCCGCACGGTCACCGTGGTCGGCAGCGGGCAGAGCGCCGCCGAGGTCTACCGCGACCTGCTCACCGACTCGACCGACCACGACTACGACCTGGTCTGGCTGACCCGCAGCCCCCGGTTCTTCCCGCTCGAGTACACCAAGCTGACCCTCGAGCTGACGTCTCCGGAGTACTCCGCCTACTTCCGCGGGCTTCCGACCGGGACCCGCGAGCCCCTGCTGCGGGACCAGCGCTCGCTCTACAAGGGCATCAGCGGCGACGTCGTCGACGGCATCTCCGACCTGCACTACCGCCTCGCCGCGCAGGGCGACGGGCCGCGCACCACGTTGGTCACCAACACCTCGGTGACCGGGGCGGCGTGGGACGGGGAGGCGTACGACCTGGCCCTGCACCACGACGAGACCGGCGAGGACTTCGCGCTGCGCACCGACGGCCTCGTCCTGGCCACCGGGTACGCCGAGCGCCCCCTGCCCTTCCTCGACCCGGTGCGCGACCGCCTCGTCACCGATGACCGCGGCCGGCTGGTCGCCGACGCGTCGTACGCCGTCGACCGGAGCGGCCGCGAGGTCTTCGTGCAGAACGCCGAGGCCCACACGCACGGCTTCGTCGCCCCCGACCTCGGGATGGGCGCGCACCGCAGCGCGGTGATCGCCAACTCCGTGGCCGGCCGTGAGGTCTACCCCATCGAGAAGCGCGTGATGGTGCAGACCTTCGGGGTCCCCGAGCACCTGCGCACCTCCCCCGCACCCCGAGAGACCCAGGGCCAGGAGGCCACCCGATGA
- a CDS encoding pyridoxal phosphate-dependent decarboxylase family protein: protein MPPPPSPALPPLHHFFHPAHAHKYAATVRLGLDHLVSTLGRVTGPATGRTPEDADRRVAAVDLDHPLGDAAAALEEMSRVWLDDTVWFHEPRYAAHLNCPVLVPALLAELFIAAVNPSLDTFDQSVGATFVERALVDWTAGRVGLGPRADGVFTSGGSQSNLQALQLARDRALTRDPGLDPARLRVLVSQDGHFSVAKSARLLGLPDAVLGVPVDADRRMDPAALARTLDQLRDLGLVPMAVVGTAGTTDFGAIDPLADLADLCARHDTWLHVDASYGGGLLASRRDRHRLDGVGRADSVTVDFHKTWFQPVSASAVLVRERDDLRHVTWHADYLNPRGTDRPDQVGKSLQTTRRFDALKLWLTLRIIGADTVGAYVDSVTDLAHDVADAVEGRPELELAAPPQLSTLVWRVRPRGSTPEDASALVPRVRQALYDRGGAMVAATKVDGAAWLKVTLLNPMATADDVLGILDDAVVLGTRMHRDRAEVA from the coding sequence ATGCCCCCTCCCCCGTCGCCCGCCCTCCCTCCGCTCCACCACTTCTTCCACCCGGCCCACGCCCACAAGTACGCCGCCACCGTGCGGCTCGGCCTGGACCACCTCGTCAGCACCCTCGGCCGGGTCACCGGCCCCGCGACCGGGCGTACGCCCGAGGACGCGGACCGCCGGGTGGCCGCCGTCGACCTCGACCACCCGCTCGGCGACGCCGCCGCGGCGCTGGAGGAGATGAGCCGGGTCTGGCTCGACGACACGGTGTGGTTCCACGAGCCGCGGTACGCCGCCCACCTCAACTGCCCCGTGCTCGTCCCGGCCCTGCTCGCCGAGCTGTTCATCGCCGCGGTGAACCCCAGCCTGGACACCTTCGACCAGAGCGTCGGGGCGACTTTCGTCGAGCGCGCGCTCGTCGACTGGACCGCCGGGCGGGTCGGGCTCGGGCCCCGTGCGGACGGGGTCTTCACCAGTGGCGGCAGCCAGTCCAACCTGCAGGCGTTGCAACTCGCCCGCGACCGCGCCCTGACCAGGGACCCCGGCCTCGACCCCGCGCGGCTGCGGGTCCTGGTCAGCCAGGACGGTCACTTCAGCGTCGCCAAGTCGGCTCGTCTGCTCGGGCTGCCCGACGCCGTGCTGGGCGTGCCGGTCGACGCCGACCGTCGGATGGACCCGGCCGCGCTCGCCCGCACGCTCGACCAGCTGCGGGACCTCGGGCTGGTCCCGATGGCCGTCGTCGGCACGGCCGGCACGACGGACTTCGGCGCGATCGACCCGCTGGCCGACCTCGCCGACCTGTGCGCGCGCCACGACACCTGGCTGCACGTCGACGCGTCGTACGGCGGTGGCCTGCTCGCCTCCCGCCGCGACCGGCACCGTCTCGACGGTGTCGGGCGGGCCGACAGCGTCACCGTCGACTTCCACAAGACGTGGTTCCAACCCGTGTCGGCCAGCGCCGTCCTGGTCCGCGAGCGCGACGACCTGCGCCACGTCACCTGGCACGCCGACTACCTCAACCCGCGCGGCACCGACCGGCCGGACCAGGTCGGCAAGTCGCTGCAGACCACCCGCCGCTTCGACGCGCTCAAGCTCTGGCTGACCCTGCGGATCATCGGCGCCGATACCGTCGGGGCGTACGTCGACAGCGTCACCGACCTCGCCCACGACGTCGCGGACGCCGTCGAGGGCCGGCCCGAGCTCGAGCTGGCCGCCCCTCCCCAGCTCTCCACGCTCGTGTGGCGCGTGCGCCCGCGTGGCAGCACGCCGGAGGACGCCTCTGCGCTCGTCCCGCGGGTGCGCCAGGCGCTCTACGACCGGGGCGGGGCGATGGTCGCCGCGACGAAGGTCGACGGCGCCGCCTGGCTCAAGGTCACCCTGCTCAACCCGATGGCCACCGCCGACGACGTCCTCGGCATCCTCGACGACGCGGTCGTCCTGGGCACCCGGATGCACCGCGACCGGGCGGAGGTCGCCTGA
- a CDS encoding HNH endonuclease signature motif containing protein, protein MATDEDTTTAHPVPCGVRALSASVTALAERPLFALDAATTRATIQALAVLEAKVASFKLAVLAHAEQVQVGAETGCTSTGVWAANATRSQKNVSAAQVRLATALETRWTKVRDALAAGAVNADQVRVVVNALEDLPEDLDAGLVTQAEEALVAYAVEFDPTELRQLGAHILTLIAPQVGEEVDRKRLEAAEARAAQKRRFTLSFDGHGTAHGRFTIPEVQGKMLQKLLHGFAAPGHVNCTLDESGQKREWVKGRPSAQKLGEAFCELIENYPRTNAPKLGRTDGTFVTTTTFDLLTTALGTATLDDGTPMTAAQAMRLACEARIIPVVLGGNGEVLHQGRARRRFTAAQTYAMHARDKSCTAKGCDWPPGLCHAHHDTLFSQGGLTDIEDGRLLCPHHHARAHDPAYDMKVHADNKVTFHRRT, encoded by the coding sequence ATGGCCACCGACGAGGACACCACCACCGCGCACCCCGTGCCGTGCGGTGTCCGCGCTCTTTCGGCCTCGGTGACGGCGTTGGCGGAGCGGCCCCTGTTCGCCCTGGACGCCGCCACCACCCGCGCCACCATCCAGGCACTGGCGGTGCTGGAAGCCAAGGTCGCCTCCTTCAAGCTCGCCGTGCTCGCCCACGCCGAGCAGGTCCAGGTCGGCGCCGAGACCGGCTGCACCTCCACCGGTGTCTGGGCAGCGAACGCCACCCGCTCGCAGAAGAACGTGTCCGCTGCCCAGGTCAGGTTGGCGACCGCACTCGAGACCCGGTGGACGAAGGTCCGTGACGCCCTCGCCGCCGGTGCTGTGAACGCCGACCAGGTCCGGGTCGTGGTCAACGCGTTGGAGGACCTCCCCGAGGACCTCGACGCGGGATTGGTGACACAAGCCGAGGAGGCGCTCGTCGCCTACGCCGTCGAGTTCGATCCCACCGAGCTGAGGCAGCTGGGTGCGCACATCCTGACCCTGATCGCACCGCAGGTCGGTGAGGAGGTCGACCGCAAGAGGCTGGAGGCAGCTGAGGCGAGGGCGGCGCAGAAGCGGCGGTTCACGTTGTCGTTCGACGGCCACGGGACCGCGCACGGTCGGTTCACCATCCCCGAGGTCCAGGGCAAGATGCTGCAGAAGCTGCTCCACGGCTTCGCGGCCCCCGGCCACGTGAACTGCACCCTCGATGAGTCCGGGCAGAAGCGGGAATGGGTCAAGGGCCGCCCGTCGGCGCAGAAGCTGGGTGAGGCGTTCTGCGAGCTGATCGAGAACTACCCCCGCACAAACGCCCCGAAGCTGGGACGCACCGACGGCACGTTCGTCACGACTACCACCTTCGACCTCCTCACCACCGCTTTGGGGACCGCGACGCTGGACGACGGGACCCCGATGACCGCCGCCCAGGCGATGCGCCTGGCGTGCGAGGCGCGGATTATCCCCGTCGTCCTGGGCGGCAACGGTGAGGTCCTGCACCAGGGACGGGCGCGTCGCCGGTTCACCGCGGCCCAGACCTACGCGATGCACGCTCGCGACAAGTCGTGCACCGCGAAGGGCTGTGACTGGCCGCCGGGTCTGTGTCACGCCCACCACGACACGTTGTTCTCCCAGGGCGGCCTGACCGACATCGAGGACGGGCGGCTGCTGTGTCCGCACCATCACGCCCGGGCCCACGACCCCGCCTACGACATGAAGGTCCACGCCGACAACAAGGTCACCTTCCACCGACGGACATAG
- a CDS encoding 3-methyladenine DNA glycosylase — MGERVLEEATWRARTAAHEARIEAYVGPHLARRDAGVKHPVHDFLFGYYSQRPAQLRRWHPGYGTVLAGGAASHGGLKGYEATDDGGARVTDAHVTGQQVLLTTLRRLLAATAARPASYGCFGLHEWAMVYRLADDETRHADWPLRLGTAGTDTVVEQHRITCTHFDAFRFFTPPARPLNTLSPAADDRPAFEQPGCLHAGMDLYKHAFRLSPMICSDLVADCFELAWDVRQLDMRAAPYDLADLGFEPVRIETADGKREYAAAQAALAERGAPLRARLVAECDRLLAS; from the coding sequence GTGGGCGAGCGGGTGCTGGAGGAAGCGACCTGGCGAGCCCGGACCGCTGCGCACGAGGCGCGGATCGAGGCGTACGTCGGGCCGCACCTCGCCCGCCGCGACGCCGGCGTGAAGCACCCGGTGCACGACTTCCTCTTCGGCTACTACTCCCAGCGCCCCGCGCAGCTGCGGAGGTGGCACCCCGGCTACGGCACGGTGCTCGCAGGCGGGGCCGCCTCCCACGGCGGGCTGAAGGGATACGAGGCGACCGACGACGGCGGCGCGCGGGTCACCGACGCGCACGTCACGGGCCAGCAGGTCCTGCTGACCACGCTGCGGCGGCTGCTCGCGGCGACCGCGGCGCGACCGGCGTCGTACGGGTGCTTCGGGCTGCACGAGTGGGCGATGGTCTACCGCCTCGCCGACGACGAGACGCGGCACGCGGACTGGCCGTTGCGGCTCGGTACGGCCGGCACGGACACGGTCGTCGAGCAGCACCGGATCACCTGCACGCACTTCGACGCGTTCCGCTTCTTCACCCCGCCCGCACGACCGTTGAACACGCTGTCGCCGGCCGCCGACGACCGGCCGGCCTTCGAGCAGCCGGGATGCCTGCACGCCGGGATGGACCTCTACAAGCACGCCTTCCGGCTCAGCCCGATGATCTGCTCCGACCTGGTCGCGGACTGCTTCGAGCTGGCGTGGGACGTGCGACAGCTCGACATGCGCGCCGCGCCGTACGACCTCGCCGACCTCGGCTTCGAGCCGGTGCGGATCGAGACCGCCGACGGCAAGCGGGAGTACGCCGCCGCACAGGCGGCGCTCGCCGAGCGCGGCGCACCCCTCCGCGCGCGCCTGGTCGCGGAATGCGACCGCCTGCTCGCCTCCTGA
- a CDS encoding fumarylacetoacetate hydrolase family protein has product MRIVRFTTGGEPSYGVLTGELDEFGQPEEDAVVVGLAGDPLYVGIKLLDTEHRLEDVRLLAPVLPRSKVVGIGRNYAAHAAELGHDLPTEPLMFLKPNTSVVGPGDPVYYPRQTSDLHYEGELAVVIGRICRDIPAEQATDVIHGYTIANDVTARDLQRSDGQWARAKGMDSFCPLGPWVETDLDPAVFTEGLRVQTHLNGDLKQDGTTADMIFDVPALVAHVSAAMTLLPGDVILTGTPEGVGPMEVGDEVEVSIEGLGTLTNKVVRR; this is encoded by the coding sequence GTGCGCATCGTCAGATTCACCACGGGCGGCGAGCCCTCCTACGGCGTCCTCACCGGCGAGCTCGACGAGTTCGGGCAGCCGGAGGAGGACGCGGTCGTGGTCGGCCTCGCCGGGGACCCGCTCTACGTCGGGATCAAGCTCCTCGACACCGAGCACCGCCTGGAGGACGTACGCCTGCTGGCGCCGGTCCTGCCGCGGAGCAAGGTGGTCGGGATCGGGCGCAACTACGCCGCCCACGCCGCCGAGCTTGGCCACGACCTGCCGACCGAGCCGCTGATGTTCCTCAAGCCGAACACCTCCGTGGTCGGCCCCGGCGACCCCGTCTACTACCCGCGCCAGACCAGCGACCTGCACTACGAGGGCGAGCTGGCGGTCGTGATCGGGCGGATCTGCCGCGACATCCCCGCCGAGCAGGCCACCGACGTGATCCACGGCTACACGATCGCCAACGACGTCACCGCCCGCGACCTCCAGCGCAGCGACGGCCAGTGGGCCCGGGCCAAGGGCATGGACTCCTTCTGCCCGCTCGGTCCCTGGGTCGAGACCGACCTCGACCCCGCCGTCTTCACCGAGGGGCTGAGGGTCCAGACGCACCTGAACGGCGACCTGAAGCAGGACGGCACGACGGCCGACATGATCTTCGACGTGCCGGCGCTCGTCGCGCACGTCTCCGCGGCGATGACGCTGCTGCCCGGTGACGTCATCCTCACCGGCACCCCCGAGGGCGTCGGCCCGATGGAGGTCGGTGACGAGGTCGAGGTCTCCATCGAGGGCCTCGGCACCCTGACGAACAAGGTGGTCCGCCGATGA
- the gltX gene encoding glutamate--tRNA ligase, with translation MSTPSTPSAPDRVLGDLAPEQVRVRFPPSPTGFIHVGNVRSALFNWAFARHYGGTLVLRIEDTDTARNTEEGYDSILDSLRWLGLDWDEGPEVGGDHGPYRQSERREVYADAAARLRESGKAYDCFCTTEEVDARRKASGSKMQGYDGFCRDLGADARAAFEAEGRRPTLRLRMPDAPIVFDDLVRGEITFLPENVPDFALVRANGDPLYTLVNPLDDALMGITHVLRGEDLLSSTPRQIALHEALVELGLGSGVPRYGHLPIVMGEGNKRLSKRDAGSGLTEYLDRGFLPAGVLNYLALLGWGIAADRDVFTMEEMVEAFDITRVNPNPARFDLKKLEAINAAHMRTVPVEEMTHLVVPFLQRAGVVSEPLSSADAQLLELAMPLVAERINTLSDAVAMLDFLFVDEADFVLDEKDAAKLLDETGTEVVQASHDALAALDEWSTAAIQDALQRTLVEERGLKPRVAFGPVRVAVTGRRVSPPLFESLELLGRERGLGRLRAAADRTT, from the coding sequence ATGAGCACCCCCAGCACCCCCAGCGCCCCCGACCGGGTCCTCGGCGACCTCGCCCCGGAGCAGGTACGCGTCCGGTTCCCCCCGTCGCCGACCGGGTTCATCCACGTCGGCAACGTGCGCAGCGCGCTGTTCAACTGGGCCTTCGCGCGCCACTACGGCGGCACGCTGGTGCTGCGCATCGAGGACACCGACACCGCGCGCAACACCGAGGAGGGCTACGACTCCATCCTCGACTCGCTGCGCTGGCTCGGTCTGGACTGGGACGAGGGCCCGGAGGTCGGGGGCGACCACGGGCCGTACCGGCAGTCCGAGCGCCGCGAGGTCTACGCCGACGCCGCGGCCCGCCTCCGCGAGAGCGGCAAGGCCTACGACTGCTTCTGCACCACCGAGGAGGTCGACGCGCGACGCAAGGCCTCCGGCTCCAAGATGCAGGGCTACGACGGCTTCTGCCGCGACCTCGGCGCGGACGCCCGCGCCGCCTTCGAGGCCGAGGGGCGCCGGCCCACGCTGCGGCTGCGGATGCCCGACGCCCCGATCGTCTTCGACGACCTCGTGCGCGGCGAGATCACCTTCCTGCCCGAGAACGTGCCGGACTTCGCGCTGGTGCGCGCCAACGGCGACCCGCTCTACACCCTGGTCAACCCGCTCGACGACGCGCTGATGGGGATCACCCACGTGCTGCGCGGCGAGGACCTGCTCTCCAGCACCCCTCGCCAGATCGCGCTGCACGAGGCGCTGGTCGAGCTCGGCCTCGGCAGCGGCGTGCCCCGCTACGGCCACCTGCCGATCGTGATGGGGGAGGGCAACAAGCGGCTCTCCAAGCGTGACGCCGGCTCCGGGCTCACCGAGTACCTCGACCGCGGCTTCCTGCCGGCCGGGGTGCTCAACTACCTGGCCCTGCTCGGCTGGGGCATCGCCGCGGACCGCGACGTCTTCACCATGGAGGAGATGGTCGAGGCCTTCGACATCACCCGGGTGAACCCCAACCCGGCCCGCTTCGACCTCAAGAAGCTCGAGGCGATCAACGCCGCCCACATGCGCACGGTCCCGGTGGAGGAGATGACGCACCTGGTGGTGCCGTTCCTGCAGCGTGCCGGGGTCGTCTCCGAGCCGCTGTCGTCTGCCGACGCCCAGCTGCTCGAGCTGGCGATGCCGCTGGTCGCCGAGCGGATCAACACCCTGTCCGACGCCGTGGCGATGCTCGACTTCCTGTTCGTCGACGAGGCCGACTTCGTCCTGGACGAGAAGGACGCCGCCAAGCTCCTCGACGAGACGGGCACCGAGGTCGTGCAGGCCTCCCACGACGCCCTCGCCGCGCTGGACGAGTGGTCGACGGCGGCCATCCAGGACGCGCTGCAGCGCACCCTGGTCGAGGAGCGGGGGCTCAAGCCGCGGGTCGCCTTCGGGCCGGTCCGCGTCGCCGTCACGGGCCGTCGGGTCTCCCCGCCGCTCTTCGAGAGCCTCGAGCTCCTCGGCCGCGAGCGCGGGCTCGGCCGGCTGCGGGCGGCGGCCGACCGGACCACCTGA